From the Myxococcus stipitatus genome, the window TGTTGCGAGGCGGGCTGGTTGATGGACGAGCGCTCCGCCTGGTTGATGGGCATCACCGAGCGCGAGCGTTAGCGAGCGCGCCCGGTGATGGGAGTGGCCTAAAGAGCGGCGGAGTCGGTGTCGAGCACGCGTGCGAGTACGTCGCGCTCGACGAGCTTCTTCTTGCGACGCGCGGCCTCGCGAAGCGCCGTGGTCGCGAGCCGGTCGATGTCGCGGTGGGCGCCGGAAGCGGCCTCGTGGAGCATCGCCATGGCGTCGGAGGCGAAGAGTTCTCGCTCGCAGCCCGCGTTCTTCAGGCGCAGGCGGAGATACTCCGCGGTGTCCTCGGGTCCAAGCGCGTCAAGGGCGAGCCGGCGTGCGAGGCGGGAGGCGAGGCTGCGGTTGCGGCGCATCGCGAGGCGCGAGTCGAGTTCGGGCAGGCCGACGAGGATGAGGGAGAGGAGCGCCTTGGAGTCCCACTGGTAGTTGAGAAGGATGTGGAGGTGGTCGAGCACGTCCTGATGGAGCAGGTGCGCCTCGTCGAGGAGGAAGACGGGGTGGACGCGCTCGCGACCGAGTTCCTCCACGTGGCTGGACACGGCGTAGAAGACAGCGGCGGCGGTGGCGGACGGGGTGAGCCCGAGGGCCAGACACAGCTGGCGGTAGAAGTCGCGGCGGCCCAGCGTGGCGTTGTGGCAATAGGTGAGGCGGAAGCCCGCCTGGGGAAGGCGGTGACGAAGCGCGCGCAGGACGCACGTCTTGCCGACGCCGGGCTCGCCCACCATCATGACGCTCTGCCGCTCGCGCACGGCTTCGCAGAGTTCCTCGACGAGGCCCGTCTTGGAGCCCGGCAGCCAGAGGTCCGCGTCGGCAATCTCCTTGGAGAAGGGCGCCTCGGAGAAGCCGAAGTGGGTGACGTAGGCGGGCGTCATGACTCACCTGCATCGCGATGCCGAGGAGGACGTCCGACGGCGCGGTCGAGCAGCGCCAGGGGTGGGTCAAACGCGGGGTGTGGCCGGGACGTCTCGTTGTGGACGGGAGGGCGGCGCAGCGGCCTCTTGCGGCGCGAGTTCTTCACGGCGTCGACTGGGTGGAGGGCGTAGCGCTTGCCCTCGAATTCGGCCCAGGGCGTCTCCCCCAGGTCGACAAGGCAGCGGCACAGGTGGACGAGGCGCCCGGCGAGGTGGCCTGCGTCGAGCTCGTAGTCGGCGCCGTCGACGACGACGGTGGTATCGCGCCGCACGCGTCGGCGGGTGCGGGTGGTGAGGGCCTCGCGCAGCTTCGCCTCATCGAAGCCGTCGGGCGCCCGGGGCGCGGCCTCGAAGACGGTTCTCGGTGTCGCGCCCAGGAGGGCCGCGTGCGAGGTGACGTGGTAGTGCGCGTCGAGGAAGGCGCAGAGGCGGACATTGACGTCGTGCAGCGAGGCGACGGGCCCGAGGAAGTCGAGGCAGCCCTCGCGCAGCGTGCGCCAGAAGCGCTCCATCTTCCCGCGTGCGGGGGCGTCGTAGGGCCTGGCGTGCAAGAGGGACGTGCCGATGCGAGCGCACGCGGTGGCGAGCGTCTCGCCCCGGTACGTGGCGCCATTGTCCAGGTAGAGGGCGTCCGGAGGGCCATGCTTGCGCAGGGCGCGCACCATGAGGCCCAGCATGTCCACCTCGCGCTCGGTGTGGTGGGCTTCCAACGCCACGACGTACCGACTCGCGTCGTCCAGCAGCGCGTGGATGCGCAAGGGCCGCACCTTGCCCCCGACGGAGAGTCCAGGCCCGTGACAGACGTCCGCGTGCCACAGGGCCATGGGACGCTCGGCCTGCCAGCGCAGGCGCGTCTTCGTGCCGCTGCCGTCGCGCATCCCGACGCGGTCGAGTCCTGCTTG encodes:
- a CDS encoding DDE-type integrase/transposase/recombinase, producing MKSLTPKSHAEAVAVFRHGVIGALTQAQMDRGQLASALESLTQQRFVPPGAEVSRCYSAATLERWYYAYKKRGLSGLTPRGRSDKGRAQQLSAAQRELLLDIRREYPSASVALILRTLVTDGRLERDAVSATTVRRLFVQAGLDRVGMRDGSGTKTRLRWQAERPMALWHADVCHGPGLSVGGKVRPLRIHALLDDASRYVVALEAHHTEREVDMLGLMVRALRKHGPPDALYLDNGATYRGETLATACARIGTSLLHARPYDAPARGKMERFWRTLREGCLDFLGPVASLHDVNVRLCAFLDAHYHVTSHAALLGATPRTVFEAAPRAPDGFDEAKLREALTTRTRRRVRRDTTVVVDGADYELDAGHLAGRLVHLCRCLVDLGETPWAEFEGKRYALHPVDAVKNSRRKRPLRRPPVHNETSRPHPAFDPPLALLDRAVGRPPRHRDAGES
- a CDS encoding ExeA family protein, with amino-acid sequence MTPAYVTHFGFSEAPFSKEIADADLWLPGSKTGLVEELCEAVRERQSVMMVGEPGVGKTCVLRALRHRLPQAGFRLTYCHNATLGRRDFYRQLCLALGLTPSATAAAVFYAVSSHVEELGRERVHPVFLLDEAHLLHQDVLDHLHILLNYQWDSKALLSLILVGLPELDSRLAMRRNRSLASRLARRLALDALGPEDTAEYLRLRLKNAGCERELFASDAMAMLHEAASGAHRDIDRLATTALREAARRKKKLVERDVLARVLDTDSAAL